The Halalkalibacter krulwichiae genome has a segment encoding these proteins:
- a CDS encoding cytochrome P450: MKRYVTPSGPKGRLLTGHLKDFQKDPLLFLRKLSKQYEDVAHFRFGPFQKVYLISNPYLIKEVLVTKQKHFVKSRDLTILKPIIGEGLLTSEKDHHLKQRRLIQPSFRKTHITSYAEDMIKTTNNYINQWKDKEIRMISEDMMNITLGIITKTMFSMEFEESYDTIGQPIESVMTLAVKRMRSIIPTPLWIPTKVNRQYKNAINELNKEIYSIINKRRNSGQTTNDLLGILMDARDEKNGAGMPDQQLRDELMTIFLAGHETTANALSWTLFLLSQNPRVERKLNEEINNVLGDSELQPKHFMQLTYAQNIINESLRLYPPAYVIGRQVDKDVEIGNYFFKKGDMILLSQYAMHRNEKYFEEPDKFIPERFDNNLLSSLPPYTYFPFGGGPRVCIGNHFAIMEAVLVLVSILKRFRLTLAQPISEIKHQPLITLRPKRGIQMLVEKRDS, translated from the coding sequence ATGAAGAGATACGTTACACCATCCGGGCCAAAAGGAAGATTACTTACTGGTCATTTAAAAGATTTTCAAAAAGATCCACTGCTTTTTCTAAGAAAATTATCAAAACAATATGAGGATGTTGCTCATTTTCGCTTTGGTCCATTTCAAAAAGTGTATCTCATTTCAAATCCTTACCTGATAAAAGAAGTACTCGTCACTAAACAAAAGCATTTTGTTAAATCTAGAGACTTAACGATACTCAAACCGATTATAGGAGAAGGCCTATTAACGAGTGAAAAGGACCACCATTTGAAACAAAGAAGATTAATTCAACCTAGTTTTAGAAAGACACATATTACTAGTTATGCTGAAGATATGATCAAAACTACTAATAACTATATCAATCAATGGAAAGATAAAGAGATTAGAATGATTTCTGAGGATATGATGAACATCACTCTCGGAATAATTACTAAAACTATGTTTAGTATGGAATTTGAAGAAAGCTATGATACCATTGGCCAACCTATTGAAAGCGTCATGACTCTTGCAGTAAAACGTATGAGGTCAATTATACCAACACCGCTTTGGATTCCTACTAAAGTAAATCGTCAATACAAAAATGCAATTAATGAACTTAATAAAGAGATATACAGTATAATCAATAAACGAAGAAATTCTGGACAAACAACTAATGATTTACTAGGGATATTAATGGACGCTCGCGATGAAAAAAACGGAGCAGGAATGCCAGATCAACAACTTAGAGATGAATTAATGACGATATTCTTGGCAGGACACGAAACAACTGCCAATGCCTTATCCTGGACCCTATTTTTACTTTCTCAAAATCCTAGAGTTGAAAGGAAACTAAACGAAGAAATCAACAATGTCTTGGGTGATTCAGAACTTCAACCCAAACATTTTATGCAGCTAACATATGCTCAAAACATTATAAATGAATCGCTTCGACTATATCCACCAGCTTACGTCATTGGTCGTCAAGTTGATAAGGATGTAGAAATTGGTAATTACTTTTTTAAAAAAGGAGATATGATATTACTAAGCCAATATGCCATGCATAGAAATGAGAAATACTTTGAAGAACCTGATAAGTTTATCCCTGAAAGGTTCGATAATAACCTTCTAAGCTCACTCCCTCCTTACACATATTTCCCTTTCGGTGGAGGTCCGAGAGTATGTATCGGGAATCATTTTGCTATTATGGAAGCCGTCCTTGTTCTAGTTAGTATCTTAAAACGTTTTCGTTTAACACTCGCACAACCAATATCAGAAATCAAACATCAACCTTTGATCACTTTAAGACCAAAGCGCGGCATACAAATGCTTGTAGAAAAAAGAGATTCATAA
- a CDS encoding alpha/beta fold hydrolase, with translation MGKHQKLSDKARKISTHLNVPSQKVALTPKTIVWNKNKVTLWHYPAVHKKYETPLFLVYSLINEPYILDLAPGMSMIESFVNAGYDVYLLDFGRPGYEDKDTTLDDYVIKYIQKGVHRCLYHSKAGEITLVGYCLGGTLATIYAAISKEPIKNIVLFVPPLDFGQSPILKQWEYVLDNGELELDQVIDEYGIIPSKMMEHILRLATSPVTYSSYLSLLQNIEDEDYVKKWRLINKWLKDQVPFVGATLKQIINELVIKNKLINNNLFIDGQRVNLANIDENLLVIATSDDKLVPEELIKPIMEKVSSEDKRYKNEKGGHVSLALRGELPDFLKEWLHERSIPLE, from the coding sequence GTGGGGAAACACCAAAAGCTTTCAGATAAAGCTAGAAAAATTTCTACTCACTTAAATGTACCGTCACAAAAAGTAGCGCTCACGCCTAAAACTATTGTCTGGAATAAAAATAAAGTAACGTTATGGCACTACCCAGCTGTTCATAAAAAATATGAAACGCCTTTATTTCTTGTTTATTCATTAATTAACGAACCATATATTCTTGATTTAGCACCAGGGATGAGCATGATTGAATCCTTTGTCAATGCAGGATATGATGTGTATCTGCTCGATTTTGGAAGGCCAGGATATGAGGATAAAGATACTACTTTAGATGATTATGTTATAAAGTACATTCAAAAAGGTGTTCATCGTTGTTTATACCATTCAAAAGCAGGTGAAATTACTCTTGTAGGTTATTGTTTAGGAGGCACGTTAGCTACGATTTATGCGGCAATTTCTAAAGAACCAATTAAAAATATTGTATTATTTGTTCCACCGCTTGATTTTGGACAATCTCCTATCCTGAAGCAATGGGAATATGTTTTAGATAATGGAGAACTGGAGCTTGATCAAGTTATAGATGAGTATGGAATCATTCCGTCAAAAATGATGGAACATATATTACGCCTAGCAACTTCTCCAGTTACGTATAGTTCATATTTATCTTTGTTACAAAACATTGAAGATGAGGATTATGTAAAAAAGTGGCGATTAATTAATAAATGGCTAAAAGATCAAGTACCTTTTGTTGGGGCAACTTTAAAACAAATAATAAATGAATTAGTAATAAAAAATAAATTAATTAATAATAATTTATTTATTGATGGTCAAAGAGTAAATTTAGCCAACATTGATGAAAATTTATTAGTTATTGCAACAAGTGATGATAAATTAGTGCCTGAAGAATTAATTAAACCTATCATGGAAAAAGTTTCAAGTGAAGATAAACGATATAAGAATGAAAAAGGCGGCCATGTCTCTTTAGCGTTGAGAGGAGAATTACCTGACTTTCTAAAAGAGTGGTTACATGAAAGATCTATACCTTTAGAGTAG